CCAGAATGATAAACCCAGTAGTGTATCCCTCCCTCTGCAATCAGTGGCAAGAACCAGTCTTTTCTTGACTGTGAAAATAGTGCTGCTGTCGTATACTTCACAGTGATTCAAGGGTGGTCATTGATAGCAATAATATCACTGTCATAACCAGGTCTTTGGAGTACCAGTATACATAGTGGTAGAAATATACTTCCCAAACAGCGCAAAAAAATAGAGGGTTGATACTAATTGCGCACGTAATCTTGCCTTTAATGATTTCATTGCCGTCattgtcattaccatggcaGGGTAACACAAGGAGCGGTGCCGGCGGAATACAGTGCAAAAGTTATACATTAAAAGTGATATGTTGCATCAGAAGAAACAAAGCACATTGCAGAATTAAGGAATGTGATTGTGATGATATGGTGGTAGAGGTAGTcgtagtagtaaaagtagtagttTTAGTAGTACAGTAGTAATTCACAGAACTACCATAAGTTAGAactattaaaggggaaggctagtaactgatcagtgggaatcagtggaaatgctgggagatgattgttccaatccttatgggattcattcaagagtacattatatatctattgttgtgtgaaaattatttgcttcagaatggtctcatattcaagtaatgtgcagtttaatgtttccaggttagcatgcctggtcagtgacggggcattaagctgcacattacttgaatatgagaccattctgaagcaaacaattttcacacagcaatagatatataatgtactcttaaatgaatcccacaagaattggaacaatcatctcccagcattcgcactgattcccactgatcagttactagccttctcCTTTAAACAGTAAGTGATAATTTCAGATGTTATTGTGCATGGGTTCATTTAGTTTGATTCATTTGATTTTCTAGTACAGTTCAACAGGCCCAAGTAAGTGTTCAAGTGAAGATGGGTTTGTATCCTCAGCGATACATCAAAGGTCATCAACTCCGTTTCTTGAGGGATTTACAGGTAATCACAGATGGTAGTGAATACATGATACTGGATTTTACTGTCACCTATATTCATAATCTTCTCCACCCAAAATCCGACGATACGACCATCCGGAGTGTCCTTTTGAGCAATTGTATACCTTGGTGAAAGACTGTTCCCctgcaaagcaaacaaaaagaaatacttaaaaatacatatatagatatttTTCATAGAGTCACTTACAGTGACTGAATTCACCAGTTGATTTTAATCTCAATCGTTGGAATAACTACCGCAAAATCCGCAACAAATGGATTGATCTTATCCCATAATGCCATGGTTCACTATAAGatgaatttaaaacaaaaatccttaCGGTATTGATATGTGCATACATGCTTTAGAAATATAGTGGCAGGTGAGAATTAAAAGTGCAGAAACAATAATTGGCGAACAGCAAAGTTTGAAGATGTCACAGGAGAAAGATTAGATATTCTATTATAATCATCTGGTTAACTCAGTTTTATAAGTGAACGcgattatttgtttttgttatgtgtATAATAGATATGTAATTGATAGATATATTATTTGCGGTTCTATTAACGATATTTTGGATAATGGTAGTGCTTACATTTTTCGTCAATCTCAAGATGTTTTGTGTGTATCAAGTTAAAAGCAGGAAAAGTACATGAGAGGAAATGACTTCActgcaattttctttttaaacttgtCACTAATAAGGAAGTGATATTACCACTGAGTGCTGTTGAGGAATAATGGTATAGTCTTTTGAGTTCAATTGGTGAAAATtaatttggtttaaaaaaaaatcatgtcttcATTATCCTTTAcgcaatacattgtattttaaacTCTTTTTTATGGTATGACAAGTGGTATTGAACCGAATCATTTGAAATCGCCTGAAGTGTTTCCAACTCATGAATTCTAGTTCAACAAAAGATATGTCAACCTACAAATAATTTTTACTGGTATTTTCTAAGGTTTTGAGcaaatgtgtgtgtgacagACTAACTGAAGTTTTAGGGTCTTACAATACATTATTAAGTTTCAGTACATAGATATGATTTTCGAATGCAGCACATCACATATTCAGCTTCGACCGAATTAATGTACTCATGGTAAAACTGacaactttttttgtttgtttgtcaagaCATAAATCGAGATGACATTCAGATTACACTCAGAAATGAGAATGCTTCgagtgtacttttttttttctagtcacCATTGTTGTGAGATTTGcaaggttatgatgtcatcaGATATTGCTGATGTATCTGATAGACTGAGGTCATTCCTGAAATCCTAGAAATATAACAAAGATGTTACAAACCATACTCTTTGACTGAATAGTAATCAAATGTGTAACTTCATGGGCCAGTACTACTGTTAGAATTACAAAAACATACTAAAACACATGTTACAAGTCATTCTTCATGATAGTTGATTATTGTACTCTGAGGAGGATTTCTTCTCtaaaatcttttagacatttgtaaTGAACATGATCTACAAACTGCTCTTTTTACGTTCTGGTCTCAAATAACATCTGCCCAACTTCCACAACCCAAAATTACTGTGAATTGGTTCATTCATGATCAGTCTACAAAAGATATTATCATCTCCTCTTTCTCAGTAATTACATGCACAAAAAAGAAtatagttaaaaaaaagaaaaaaaaatctaacccAGTACTTAATCTATTTAAGAAATAATATGCCGTTCATagtacattaaagggactgtacagtgcaggttgaggtgaggattcaggtttgtaacattttttttttttttttttttttggtgagaaaatgtatgctctttaacatttcatggagtggtttctaaatatctcgcaaaacgtttcAAGCTGAATTCTCGCCTCAACCAgctgcacagtccctttaataacATGTGCAATAACCACGTATGGTCATACGGTCATCAAGCAGTTACTAGaagttaatgtgtgtgtgtgtgtgtgtgtgtatgtgtttatgtacgTACAATCTGGTGTGCTTGTAATCAAATCAGGATCATACAGCTTCCTATAAGTGGTATATAGCCTTCTGCTGAGCCCTTACATTTTAAAAGTCATCCTctaccttttctttcttttttgttgttgttgctgttttgtgttGTAATTGTTCTCTGCAAAGGGATAAAGTGTATAGATGTCAATGttgccagtgtgtgtgtgtgtgtgtgtgtgtgaaagagtgTTTTCCTATTTTTCCTAGTCACTCCTGTTCGGCGAGCTGATAATCATTAATAAATtttaaacttcttttttttaagctaGGGTGTGGTCAGAAGTAAAGTAATACCAATTTTTCACAAAATGCAATAatattagtgtgtgtgtgtttttttttgtgcaagcGATATGTAAAtgatgtgcgtgtgtatgtggacAGGAATGGTTTCTGTTTTCAGAAAGCTGGGGGAGGTTGACAAGGGAACGGGGGGGGGCAAACAGGGTTGGAAAACATAGAGTAATTGGTTGAGAATGGGCTTGTTAGGGCTATATGTAtaacatacattttgttttgctgtacaatcgtgtgtttttttcactttgattgttatcaatttgcaaatgaaatgcTAGGTGTTTATCAATTTCtacttttgtgaaaaaaaaagtagcagtaggcctacacaggaAGGGTTTACGTGTGTCAAAAATATGCGATTATTTTGTTACTTTGTACAGCATACCAGTTTATGACATTACATGCATAACTGAATGGTAGTGAATACAAATCATACATAAGTGTTTGTGTACACGTGTTTGCTAcgtacctccgccaagggaggaggttatgttttcgttaccgttggtttgttggtttgtttgtatgtttgtccgtgtgcaaaatgtagttaacggatttggatgaaacttacagggaAGTTTAAGAATGACACAAGTGACAGATgcttaaattttggtagtgatctggaaatttttatggattttatgaaggattttcgatattttggcagataGGGTCAAAGAACTCAGGAGTTCAGGCTTCAAATTTTTTTAGATTTTCATACGcacactatagggctcacacccgtaaataaaatggaatgtcccagaccccttcacaaattcgtaccaaagataccaaaataaatgaagaaaaaaaataattaaaaatcaatgatgtagtttggcaaaaaactgaatagccgTCGATCTTGAGTATGAATTTCCCtgcaaactgcattttggttggaagatgaaagcttttctgatgaaatttgaggggactatatttcatgaTTGGATATAGattacgtgtacggaaaataggtgattttttgattgacaagaactcgtagtctggctttgcaaACCCCTAGACAGAATTTGGGCTGAAGAATccacaatgaaaatttgatggatgaaagggtatatctcacttatccaggttattgaagctgaaacacctcatttctcccagctattttacagaattttttgaaatttgatttttaacacacatccctatggggaaatatttatgggtctgtgacgcgctatgtgtatttttggcatgggcgcagccatagtgggtgtatcagccgacccccccccccccccccctccgcactcccccacccctctccctacattagcacgcgcgcagaatgaaaaactgctttagccaatagacgtctcgtactgagtgcgcgaatgcttgctagtgcgcgaacctttgttacaagtgcgcgataaacatgttgcccggggggtgggggagagcaggggggtcggctgatacacccactatggctgcgccctgtgccgtaaaatgtctgctgccctcaacgaacccgaatcggtcaatatgtaatagagtaagcgctcaccattcagtgcgtacaaatgaaaacggggccaattgaacagtggcgcgcgcgcacgaaagaggtcgactaccagaagcccgaacccggaagtgcctatagtaatacacgtaaagtacagcttcgaagacggggttgggttggaaaaatcattctaattttaaggaaaatcaatatttgtccatatgcatccggattttataagtataaatacacacacacacacacacaacacagtgtgttttgtgtgtgtgtgcgtgttggaatttgaaaaaaaaaaatgtggtttggtgtgtacatgtgtgtgtttgtgaatgtgtgtttgctgtgggtgtgtggatgtgtgttggaatgtgtgttgtatgtgtgtgggagtgtgtgttgtatgtgtgtctgatgtttctaagtgacatatattatgtgaaatcagtgctcccataccaaagagtatacaccgtacctttctgcaatcttttatgtagtatgaatgcatgaatgcctgtttggcaattttggcttcgtgtttaaggcacatatttgatacattagagcaagtccttttttcatcaaaacacttatactgtgttgagaatatatctctcttataaaatccggaggcatattgacaaatattgattttctttaaaattagaatgatttttccaacccaatcCCATCTAATTCGAAACTGTACTTTACGTgcattactataggcacttccgggttcaggctTCTGGCATGACGATgtctggtagtcgacctctttgaaaatggcggcgggtcgttcaattggccccgcttctgtatgcgagcgcgcgctctattacatatagaacctctttggtgtGAGccctaaagtgcgtgctctagtttctgccaaagtggtttctgctagggcgaggtgcgccgcgcagctgagggttgggaagagcaagataaTCGGTGGAAAATAGCTGCtcggcggaggtctgcgctatcagagtgcttttctagttgttgtttttttaatactttttttgtGGTAAATCCAGGCAGTTAGTTCATGTCGTTTTGTGACCATGTTAGagttgattttatttgatttatggGTTTCTACATTTATGTAATCACACATATACTTTGTACACACATTATTGATAATAATACGTTGTTTATACAAAGTAATTTTGTCTCCATTGGATTTACAATgctgaaaacaaaatgtgtatatatacgaGGAACAATAAATTACACAGGAATagaataaatataatataataaagaTAAAGAACTCTAGGATAAAAATGGATATGCTTACATGGGCATTGGCTGTTTGGCACTTCAGGTCTTCTTCATAAGCATCAAGGATAAACTGCGTTATGTGATATCGCTCCTCTTCGCGTAATCCTGCATTCCTGGTAAGAATGAGTTCCAGATGTTCATAAAGACCCTTAACCTCTTCAGGTCTCAGCTGGCTCTTCTGTGATTTAAATGAATATGGAAGACAGAGACAAATGAATTAATCTGTCCTCACACTGTAACAAGAAGAAAGCATATAAATTATAGCGTGTAATGCATGAACAAATTTCTCTATTTAAGATGACTTTGCaatcagacagacagaaagatgtaaaaaatgcagaaagcatgtacatacatttgaaatattacacaaGCTCTCTTCGTTGATGCTCAGTTCAGGGGGATCACTTTTTTGTGGTTGGACGAGAGACTGAAAGATGAGGAGTTCACACTTGTCTCGCAAATGTCTTCCATTGCGTTCTCCGAGGCGATTTAGCCGACTCTTTGTAGACCTACAAAACGTCCGTATTCGCTTTTCCTGCACCTGgaattggaagaaaaaaaaacatgtatgtaGAAACATATTATAATCAGGAGTAGAAGACTACATATTAGAGAACAATAACCAGAAAACAAGtaagcaagcaaaaaaacacacaaaaaaaatcgcAACAAACGTAATAACAttaaatttcatacttttggcAGCATTATTTTGGGACGTTTCCACGAAGATAACAGTACATTCTATAAACGTATTCTGTAATTTAGCCgctttataatcatcatcatagtTGTAATGAGTAAAGCAAAAATGCATAATGTTAAAGGGGAATGTACCTCAAATATTCAGgcaaatttcttttttctaaaaggacacatttttctgacttgttactgatatatTTAAAGGCAACATTGTTCCCTCtaatttctgaaagaggtaagacAATTGCGCttttattatgctagaaaatgaaaaatttgttgAACTCTCTCTGTACAGTTTCTTAACATAGTTCTTCTGCAGTGACGTCACCAATgtttgtagtcttctcatccagcgatgatgagacaatgacatttgcaaatttgtattttctaaaaggattgttcgattttcctaatatcgctgcattcactcattccacatgttaaattcaggaaaaaaaaagatcttacCCGACTGTCAGTGGTCTTGCTTGAATGCACCATGCAACTCCCAGACGATCCTCGCGTTACTATGCTGCCTGTTTCAAACTCCTTTAATATGCCCCTGACAGTATTGAtcatgtcattttgtatttcAATAACAGAGATTATTTTTAAATCGTCTCTGAATATTTGCATGACAAGGGGATCCCCTCGGTCATCAGGACTCTATTTAAGTGGAAGAAGGAAATTAAAGAAGGATATTATAAGGTACAATTAacagctggggggggggggagggggcatttcatgaagcattttgtccgacaaatttgtcggacaaatctgctctcaaccaatcagatgcaaggatttcagtagcttaaaacagtttgtcagaaaaatatccgaccaaaatgcttcatgaaatgccccccccccccgacatcaCATTTATGACTTTCTCCTTTACTGACttcataactttcttttttttttattgcactctctctacattATTACCTTCAATGGAGTCAAACTTTTTCATCCTTGAGACAAACCAGCATTTATTATAATACGGCATCggacttcaaaaaaaaaaaaaaatcgtaagaaGTTTAATGCTGCTACTGTCACTGCATTTCTTACTGTGCATTTCCACTGCATCAACCTCCAATTATAAACACTGTGGAGCAGTTTGGCCCTGTACATTTATGAAAACATAGATGTCCACCTAAACCTTATTGGTTAACTTTTCTATATGGTTTCCAGATAATATTCATCTACCTGAATGGTTTAGGAACAGTTATTGCTCacttttttatcctttttttacTGAACTGTATAATAGGCATGAAAGAACTTGGAGACTATTAGCtattaaaatgaaaagtagTACAAAAAATCTTCCTCTTTTAATGATGTGATGAACATACATCTCAGAAGGTCTACGGGCTTTCTTTATACAGAATCGTATCATGCAGGCGTAGAATACAGTTGTTGTGGCATAAATTGTCGCCCATGCACAATTTGTCGCCTGCcgacaatttgtgcagaggGCCGACGGCACatattgtcgcccgccctcgaagcacgtttgggggtaatatcattcttgacTTAGGCATTGGAATACCAGCACATAACCCACATGGCTACATCTatgcaaacaagccatgtaaaaagtcaccTCAAGGTTTcgaggaagtgtgtatgtgagcgcgcacatgataattgagtgtctgtttgtgtgtgtgagtgtatgtatgtTATGTGGGGTGCGCGTGGTGAAGAGGAGAGGAGTGGATGGATGGGGTGTGGGTTTGAACGACGGTgtgaatgtgagtgtgtgtgtgtgtgtgtgtgtgtgtgtgtgtgtgtgtgtgtgtgtgaagtagTGGGTGGTGTGAGGGTGCTTTATAGGATTGGAGAGtgggtgcgtgtgtgcgtgtgtgtcattGTATGTGTAAGGATGTATGTTGGAGGAGGTATATCCATAATGAGGattgtgtgagtgtatgttAGTGCTTGCACCCGAACCACACAATTCGTAGTGCATCTAAGCATTATCTTCTGCAGCTTGAAGACAACAACCGACGACAATTTttgcagttacactgtacattacaTTTTAccagcacaaattgtcgccattGAGGTCAAAAAATGGGAACTGCACGAGAAGCACAATTTATCGCCAGGCAACAAATTGTGCAGGGGTGACAAATTTGTGCAGGGGCTACAATTTTTACCGCAACATACAGTATCTTTAccaaagaataagaaaagaCCCGGAACACACTTCGGACTCCATGTTATGGAGCAGATGTGGAAACATGCGAGCCAATGCAGACTCTTAATacaatctccagatcagaaggtgctttgggttggagtctctgacaTAGGTGCTTCGGACACCATTGTGAAACTTCATACAAGAGCCCAAAGAGCCCATAAAACCCTGAGCATGATCCATATATAAGGAACTCGCTGATAGGACCTCTACTAAAGGCTCATTAGGGTCCTTGAAGTGTGTATACCATATCCACCCAACAGACCTGCCCGAGGACCATAACGGGCCgaaaacaaaatttatatgAACCAAGGGGGTCACTATCCAAATCTACATGACCTGCTATGTACCAGCGTCAAAAAGGATCTGTTTTTGGACATTTTAATTACGGCGTTTTTCCCAAACAaggttgctgttgtttttttctgttaccACTTTGGGGTCCTATCTAAAATAATAACTGTTGTTATGTTTCTTTCTATCGCCGATGAGGTTTTAAAAAACGGATTAATTTAAAAAAGTAGGTTTTTGTCATTCCCATGGATTACAGACAATTTAGTTTGGGTTCACTTTTCTAATAGTATATGATGCCCCCGGTGAACCAATTATAGGGCATGTTCTACAGGTGTGGCGCCATAAGGGGTGCAAATTTGAAGTTCCGTATGAAATGCTTTTTACTGTACAAGGCCTTCGAAAAGTACCACCTGACAGCTCTAGCTGACTATATGCACAccgaaaataaatcaaacactTTTTTGCTGAAGTTCCAATTTCACTGAAGTCATTCAAAGTAATTTCCCCTTTTGTTTTAAGATATTCTCGAttaatttttatcattcattcaccatcatattttttatattttcatatcgcATGTTCAGTTTACATGACTCATATGCGATCCGAATTAAAATGTATACTTGGTGAAATGTAATTTTCACATTAATGAAAtctttcataaaatcatcacattcGATGACTTTGGTGGTTGGGATATTAAATATAGATAAATTCATTGAAGCTCTTACCCGTATTTCGTTATCATAGTCCTTGTCTTCTTTAAGTAAAGGTGGTTGAACAAGACTGTTGGATCCAGCTTCTAAAACGCTTCTGAAACCAGTCAAAATGCTTGTTGGTTAGAATATACCTACATACCCGGGAATATGTGTAAAGCTGTAGAATCTACAAATGAGTTTACACAAAACCTTCTTGAGATTCTGTTTTGTAATATGCTGCAGGTATATCTGACTGTCTTTGGCTATTATGGTATATAGGCAATTTCCTATACATCATTATTCTGGTGTCATACATCATAAATCGGCTTTCCTATATTACAATTTGTTTTGGCAGAAGCAAACTAGGTTCTTCCcttttcaaagcaaaaaagaGCGTTCCAATCACAAGCCCAACATTTCTTTCATCTTcactattcattcattttattttactttccaaataatatacatgtattacaaaagaTGAAACAATGCATGAAGAGGCTGCGAAAAAAGCAAACTTGTATGATGCAGTCAACGCAATAACAGTACATTGCTACGATACATATTGAAAGACATACAAAATTGGTAAACGGCAAACTCTCAGTCTTTTCGAGAGTGTAGCAAATTTATTTGGTTTATTTGGAGAAAACGGGTGCCTCCACAAAGAGTTGAGTGGCAACTATGCATATAAACATGTTTCTTTCAGGTATTTATTTCACTCAGTTTTAGATGTGGgcccaaaaaaacaacaacatccaaACATTCGTAAATTGTGCAAACATAATCCCCATGTCAGAGCGACATAAAGCATGTCACACGTATTGCCCTTTGTCCGCATGAAGGTTTGATATTATCATAGACTTTGAGCTTAAACATTGTCCTTTCATTTCCATGTTATTAGCAATTACTTGAAATGGGCGCCTCTACAAAGAGTTGAGTGACAAATGTGCATATAAACATGATTTGTTGTTTTCAGGAAGTGATTTCACTCAGATTTAGATGTGGGcacaaaaagaaacatccaCACACTCGGAACATTTCCAAACATATCAGTCCCCATGTCAGAGCGTGTCGTACATATTGCCCTTTGTCCACATGAAGATTTGATATTATTAATAGACTTTGAACTTGagcattttcctttcttttccatGTTGTTAGCAATTACTTGGGTTAATTGCTGAAGTTCAAATGATTATGGGAATACATTGAGACTATATCATTGGCAGAGAAACAGGTATTTTTCACAACAAGAGGAAGACACTCCGTGTATTCTAATAATCATGtttacaatttcattttataccaAGGATGAATAAGGGCAGACAAAAAGATCATTTGCACGCTTGGATGTGCATTCATAGACCTGCTCCGCTAAAAGGCAGGTGTGATTAAATCTGAAACAAATCGAGAAGCATCTTACTGAGTTGTGCTAACATCCCCTTCACCGATTTGAGCTTCGACATCCCCTTGACCTCTCTTGTCGCCAGGCCCATCGGCCCTTAAGATGagaaagaaacataattatGGATACTATGCTGAGAAGGCAGACAAATCAAAATCGAGATGTAGTTTGCTAATTAGTGGGTTAACATCTACCCTGGTATGTGAGGTGGAATGAAACCATTAAATTGTCTTCTTTGGTGGTCATGCTTTTAGTTTtatgggtatttttttttactgattttgGTGTCTGTATTAATTGAATTTGATATCATTAGGTTTATGAAATCAATGCAGCAATTGCCTATAAGACATAGACGATTTGTTTCGGCCACAAATTTCACTAGTAACAGAAAGAAAGTATTGACTAAACGTGAAAAGTCCTCCGAACATTATACAAAGGGGGAAACAGTTAATACTAGAAAGACAAGGAATCATACGAAGCATTCAGAAATTGAAGACGCAGAATCAGAAACAGACGAGAAGCATCTTACACGGTCGTGGTTGGAATCATTTCACTGGCCTCAAGTTCATCATGTCCTTGAGCTTTCTTGCTGCATGGCACCATGGAATCTGTCGTTCCCTTCGATAACCTGTTGAATAGGTTATGGATAGAATATATCTTTAGATGGTGGTCCCTGGAGAATTGCTTGGGTAAGAAGAATTACTTGGGTAACAAGATGAGTTGAGATGGAACACTCggtaatattaaaaaaagatatagtTTTGTAGGTCCGTTGTggtttttttcgtttttctttcCTGTTTACTGGAAACTTTCTGTTGTTTGGTggtggttttgttgttgttgttgttgttgttgtagtgtAAATGGCACATCGACGTACGTGTGATTGTGGCAAAAGACTTTTCTTATAAAACCGACGTATACAGTAAGCAGCGAAACGGACGTACAGGGATTTTCCAATAGTCGCGTGTAATTCCATCACTAACACACACACTTGCGCTGCCTTATAGATTACCAGAGAATGGGAGAGAATTCAACTTAACTTAAATCATCATCACTTCTCTCTACTTTTTTTGACAGCATATTCCGTTACATATTATGTAAGGTAagattattttgtatatatgcGAAGGAAAGCAAAGGCATATAATCAATACCTTTTTATGAAGCATACTATAAGGCCAATGATTATCGGGAGGATGACGATGACAACAAAGGTAATTCCAATGATTCCACCAGTTCCGAGTCCTTTATCCTTTTTGTCAGGTTGCGACACTGTCAGAAATTGAGGAATCAAAACGACCTTTCTCAAGTTACTGTTGGAAGGTCAGAAAGTAAACAAGTAGTTTACAGTTCAAACATTATTCTGATTATTCTATAGGAGCACGGTATTATACATTGGATATACATTATAGATAATGCTCTGTAGGATTAGTAAAAGGGTCTGGGATTCAAAGCCAGGCCCAGCGCACTCATCCTTGGACAGGGTGTTTCCCGTGATACCTCTCTTTACAAATAATCATTTCTGACCCAGGTATTTTATGGGTACCCGTTTCCCAGCAAACATTTGGAcgttttgcaaaatgttttcagaacgtctttttgtggaaggttttcaACGTATTTAAAACGTTACAAATGGACGTTgcaa
The sequence above is drawn from the Diadema setosum chromosome 19, eeDiaSeto1, whole genome shotgun sequence genome and encodes:
- the LOC140242493 gene encoding uncharacterized protein codes for the protein MQIFRDDLKIISVIEIQNDMINTVRGILKEFETGSIVTRGSSGSCMVHSSKTTDSRVQEKRIRTFCRSTKSRLNRLGERNGRHLRDKCELLIFQSLVQPQKSDPPELSINEESLCNISNKSQLRPEEVKGLYEHLELILTRNAGLREEERYHITQFILDAYEEDLKCQTANAHGNSLSPRYTIAQKDTPDGRIVGFWVEKIMNIGDSKIQYHVFTTICDYL